A single Streptomyces sp. Edi2 DNA region contains:
- a CDS encoding VOC family protein, protein MAIAKTSVLVLDCAEPAALADFYAQFLGGEVRIGTSPDFIEVVEGGTVHLAIRRDRGAAPPSWPRPDDSQQAHLHFLVPQDNMDEAEREAVSLGARPLQTRENGGPYDARRYSDPAGHPFVLAASEGHALGQAN, encoded by the coding sequence ATGGCCATAGCCAAGACCAGCGTCCTGGTACTGGATTGTGCGGAGCCCGCGGCGCTGGCGGATTTCTACGCACAATTCCTCGGTGGAGAAGTACGGATCGGCACCAGCCCGGACTTCATCGAAGTCGTCGAAGGCGGCACCGTCCATCTCGCGATACGGCGGGACCGCGGTGCGGCGCCGCCGAGTTGGCCCCGGCCCGATGACTCGCAACAGGCCCATCTGCACTTTCTCGTCCCGCAGGACAACATGGACGAGGCGGAGCGCGAGGCGGTCAGCCTGGGGGCGCGGCCCTTGCAGACCCGGGAGAACGGCGGGCCCTACGACGCCCGCCGCTACTCGGACCCCGCGGGCCACCCCTTCGTTCTCGCCGCGAGCGAAGGGCACGCCCTGGGGCAGGCGAACTGA
- a CDS encoding MerR family transcriptional regulator: protein MGRAAEMIGTAPAFLRAVGEARLIVPLRSEGGHRRYSRHQLRIAARARELVDQGTPIDAACRIVTLEDQLDEARRLNEELRKHPAAPGPTSAPGPSHGPGPSAGLSPSNGS from the coding sequence ATGGGGCGTGCCGCGGAGATGATCGGCACGGCGCCCGCCTTCCTGCGGGCGGTGGGCGAGGCGCGGCTCATCGTTCCGCTCCGCTCCGAGGGCGGCCACCGCCGTTACTCCCGCCACCAGTTGCGCATTGCCGCGCGCGCCCGCGAGCTCGTCGACCAGGGGACTCCGATCGACGCCGCCTGCCGCATCGTCACCCTCGAAGACCAACTCGACGAAGCCCGGAGGCTCAACGAAGAACTCCGCAAGCACCCGGCCGCCCCGGGCCCGACCTCCGCCCCGGGCCCGTCCCACGGCCCGGGTCCGTCCGCCGGCCTCAGCCCGTCCAACGGCTCCTGA
- the efeB gene encoding iron uptake transporter deferrochelatase/peroxidase subunit, protein MSGVGRRGFLRGAALAGAGLAAGGAASADDGPHQAGAPALTTGPGPVAGATPRVPFHGPRQASVLAPPRRVTAYTAFDVTAQNRRELAELMRTVTARARFLTGGGTPASVGITGPPTDSGLLGAQVPAGGLSVTLAVGASLFDDRFGLHGRAPRRLTTMPSFPDDDLQSDWCHGDLSLQLCADDTDTVLHALRDIARHTRGGMQVRWRLDGFTSPPRPSGTPRNLMGFKDGTANPDARAAREMDRLVWVGAGDGEPDWAVGGSYQVVRLIRMLVEFWDRVSLTEQERMFGRSRETGAPLDGDREHDAPDYPGDPKGEVIPLDSHIRLANPRTPSSAGQRILRRAYNYDRGVDSNGNLDMGLLFCCYQRDLARQFETVQRRLAGEPLTDYISPFGGGYFFALPGVREETDWYGRALLA, encoded by the coding sequence ATGAGCGGTGTCGGCCGACGGGGATTCCTCCGGGGAGCGGCGCTCGCCGGGGCCGGACTCGCGGCCGGTGGCGCCGCGTCCGCCGACGACGGGCCGCACCAGGCCGGTGCACCGGCCCTGACCACCGGCCCCGGCCCGGTCGCCGGGGCCACCCCACGGGTGCCCTTCCACGGCCCGCGCCAGGCCTCGGTGCTCGCGCCGCCCCGCCGGGTCACGGCGTACACCGCGTTCGATGTGACCGCACAGAACCGCCGGGAACTGGCCGAGCTGATGCGTACCGTCACCGCCCGCGCCCGGTTCCTGACCGGTGGCGGGACACCGGCGTCGGTCGGCATCACCGGTCCGCCCACCGACTCGGGCCTCCTGGGGGCCCAGGTCCCCGCGGGCGGGCTGTCGGTGACCCTCGCCGTGGGCGCCTCGCTGTTCGACGACCGGTTCGGGCTGCACGGACGCGCGCCGCGCCGCCTGACCACCATGCCCTCCTTCCCCGACGACGACCTGCAGTCCGACTGGTGCCACGGCGACCTGAGCCTCCAGCTGTGCGCGGACGACACGGACACCGTGCTGCACGCCTTGCGTGACATCGCCCGGCACACCCGGGGCGGTATGCAGGTGCGCTGGCGGCTGGACGGTTTCACCAGCCCGCCCCGGCCGTCAGGGACGCCGCGCAACCTCATGGGCTTCAAGGACGGCACGGCCAACCCCGATGCCCGCGCGGCCCGGGAAATGGACCGGCTGGTGTGGGTCGGGGCAGGAGACGGTGAGCCGGACTGGGCGGTTGGCGGCAGCTACCAGGTGGTGCGGTTGATCCGCATGCTGGTGGAGTTCTGGGACCGGGTGTCACTGACCGAACAGGAGCGCATGTTCGGCCGCTCCCGGGAGACCGGGGCGCCGCTGGACGGCGACCGGGAACACGACGCCCCCGACTATCCCGGCGACCCCAAGGGTGAGGTGATCCCCCTGGACAGCCATATCCGGCTGGCCAATCCGCGCACCCCGTCCAGCGCCGGTCAACGGATCCTGCGCCGGGCCTACAACTACGACAGGGGCGTGGACAGCAACGGCAACCTCGATATGGGCCTGCTGTTCTGCTGCTACCAGCGGGACCTCGCCCGCCAGTTCGAGACCGTGCAGCGAAGGCTGGCCGGCGAGCCGTTGACGGACTACATCTCGCCCTTCGGGGGCGGCTACTTCTTCGCGCTGCCGGGCGTGCGCGAGGAAACGGACTGGTACGGCCGGGCCCTGCTGGCCTGA
- a CDS encoding DEAD/DEAH box helicase, giving the protein MNRTARPNDRSTRNRSNGSAGSGRGGYRPQASNRSGAKRRRPAARPEEFALPVTHTPALPPAENFAALDMPPALLASLTAEGVTAPFPIQAATLPNSLAGRDVLGRGRTGSGKTLAFGLALLARTAGQRAEPGRPLALVLVPTRELAQQVTDALTPYARSLSLRMTTVVGGMSIGRQSSALRAGAEVVVATPGRLKDLIGRGDCRLNQVAITVLDEADQMADMGFMPQVTALLDQVRPEGQRMLFSATLDRNVDLLVRRYLTDPVVHSVDPSAGAVTTMEHHLLHVRDADKHATTTEIAAREGRSIMFLDTKRAVDKLTKHLLNSGVRAAALHGGKSQPQRTRTLAQFKTGHVTVLVATNVAARGIHVDNLDLVVNVDPPTDHKDYLHRGGRTARAGESGSVVTLVLPNQRREMDRLMVDAGITPQSTQVRSGEAELSRITGAQAPSGVPVTIAAPVVERPKRSGSSTRGRRSRSAQARRSTGSPRTATGASPRQRSGGKAS; this is encoded by the coding sequence ATGAACCGCACAGCTCGCCCGAACGACCGCTCCACCCGGAACCGTTCCAACGGCTCCGCCGGCTCCGGCCGCGGCGGCTACCGCCCGCAGGCGTCGAACCGGTCCGGCGCCAAGCGCCGCCGCCCCGCCGCACGGCCGGAAGAGTTCGCGCTGCCCGTCACGCACACCCCCGCACTTCCCCCGGCCGAGAACTTCGCCGCACTGGACATGCCGCCCGCGCTGCTGGCATCTCTGACCGCCGAAGGGGTGACCGCCCCGTTCCCGATCCAGGCCGCCACGCTGCCGAACTCGCTGGCCGGGCGCGACGTCCTGGGCCGTGGGCGCACCGGTTCGGGCAAGACGCTCGCCTTCGGGCTGGCCCTGCTGGCCCGTACCGCCGGCCAGCGCGCCGAGCCCGGACGGCCGCTCGCCCTGGTGCTGGTCCCCACCCGCGAACTGGCCCAGCAGGTCACCGACGCACTCACCCCCTACGCCCGGTCGCTGTCCCTGCGGATGACCACCGTCGTCGGCGGGATGTCGATCGGCCGCCAGTCCAGCGCACTGCGCGCCGGGGCCGAAGTGGTCGTCGCGACGCCCGGACGGCTCAAGGACCTCATCGGCCGTGGTGACTGCCGCCTGAACCAGGTCGCCATCACCGTGCTGGACGAGGCCGACCAGATGGCCGACATGGGCTTTATGCCCCAGGTCACCGCGCTGCTCGACCAGGTCCGTCCCGAGGGGCAGCGGATGCTCTTCTCGGCCACCCTGGACCGCAATGTCGACCTGCTGGTCCGGCGCTATCTGACCGACCCCGTGGTCCACTCCGTCGACCCCTCGGCAGGCGCCGTCACCACGATGGAGCACCACCTGCTGCATGTCCGCGACGCCGACAAGCACGCCACCACGACGGAGATCGCCGCCCGTGAAGGCCGGTCGATCATGTTCCTGGACACCAAGCGCGCCGTCGACAAGCTCACCAAGCACCTGCTGAACAGCGGCGTGCGCGCCGCGGCATTGCACGGCGGCAAGTCCCAGCCCCAGCGCACCCGCACCCTGGCCCAGTTCAAGACCGGCCATGTCACCGTCCTGGTGGCCACCAACGTCGCGGCCCGCGGCATCCACGTCGACAACCTCGACCTCGTCGTCAACGTCGACCCGCCCACGGACCACAAGGACTACCTGCACCGCGGCGGCCGTACCGCCCGGGCCGGCGAGTCCGGCAGCGTCGTCACCCTCGTCCTGCCCAACCAGCGCCGCGAAATGGACCGCCTGATGGTCGACGCGGGTATCACCCCGCAGTCCACCCAGGTCCGCTCCGGGGAGGCCGAGCTGAGCCGCATCACCGGCGCCCAGGCACCCTCCGGGGTCCCCGTCACCATCGCTGCACCGGTCGTCGAGCGCCCCAAGCGCAGCGGCTCCTCCACCCGCGGCCGCCGCAGCCGCTCCGCCCAGGCCCGTCGCTCCACCGGATCGCCTCGCACCGCGACCGGTGCGTCCCCGCGGCAGCGGTCCGGCGGCAAGGCCTCGTGA
- a CDS encoding CBS domain-containing protein, which produces MRHRSVADLMTPHAVVVQRGTPFKEIAHLLDEYDITAVPVLDEDERPVGVVSEADLLRRQLAKLGSTTAEAIMTSPAVVARPEWSVVEAARTMEKKKVKRLPVVDDTGRLIGVISRSDLVRLFLRRDRAIQEEVLEEVLTRTLGVSPSAVTVDVAEGTVTLTGTVDHKSLVPIAVRLCESVDGVVEVVDRLAYLRDDTSGEVQGASE; this is translated from the coding sequence ATGAGGCACCGCAGCGTTGCCGACCTGATGACACCCCACGCCGTCGTCGTCCAACGGGGCACTCCGTTCAAGGAGATCGCCCACCTGCTCGACGAGTACGACATCACCGCCGTCCCGGTCCTCGACGAGGACGAGCGGCCGGTGGGCGTGGTGTCCGAGGCCGATCTGCTGCGCAGGCAGCTCGCCAAGCTCGGGTCGACCACCGCCGAAGCGATCATGACGAGCCCTGCCGTGGTGGCCCGGCCCGAGTGGAGTGTCGTCGAAGCGGCCAGGACGATGGAGAAGAAGAAGGTCAAGCGGCTGCCCGTGGTCGACGACACCGGGCGGCTCATCGGGGTGATCAGCCGCAGTGACCTGGTGCGGCTGTTTCTGCGCCGGGACCGCGCCATCCAGGAGGAGGTACTGGAGGAGGTGCTGACGCGGACGCTCGGGGTGTCCCCGTCCGCGGTCACGGTCGACGTCGCGGAGGGCACCGTGACGCTCACCGGCACGGTGGATCACAAGAGCCTGGTCCCTATTGCCGTGCGGTTGTGCGAAAGCGTCGACGGGGTGGTCGAGGTGGTCGACCGGCTCGCCTACCTGCGGGACGACACCTCCGGGGAGGTGCAGGGGGCTTCGGAGTAG
- a CDS encoding SpoIIE family protein phosphatase: MGRQPVRRPELDHAALFAATPSACLVLDPDLVIVDVNQAYLQATGRTRDNLLGQYVFDAFPDNPADPDAEGVQNLHPSLNRVLASGEPDTMAVQRYDIPVADQPGLFEERWWSTINTPVIGSDGTVGWIIHRVEDVTAFVHSRRSRQMPGGQLSEREEAMEAELYVRARALQHLNEELRRAHARERQVALTLQEAMLHSPDLARHHNIAVRYLPAIGSLNVCGDWYDIVDLPGEAFAVAVGDVVGHGLEAAAVMGMLRSALSAAARSVEGPAQALKVLGLYARSVDKALATTAVQVLIDTGRREATYSSAGHPPPVLLRADGTHALLDQATDPPLGAHSEDEPRPQARLPYASGDTLVLYSDGLVERRDEDIDASLARLTDALSRYSRFSPERLADALLTRLGVSAGAHDDIALVIVRL; encoded by the coding sequence ATGGGCAGGCAACCCGTGAGGAGACCGGAGCTCGATCATGCGGCGCTGTTCGCCGCGACACCGAGCGCTTGCCTGGTCCTGGACCCGGACCTGGTGATCGTCGACGTCAACCAGGCATACCTCCAGGCCACCGGACGCACCCGGGACAATCTGCTCGGGCAGTACGTCTTCGATGCCTTCCCCGACAACCCCGCCGACCCCGACGCCGAAGGGGTGCAGAACCTGCACCCCTCGCTGAACCGGGTGCTGGCTTCCGGAGAGCCGGACACCATGGCGGTCCAGCGGTACGACATCCCCGTGGCCGACCAGCCGGGTCTGTTCGAGGAGCGCTGGTGGTCCACCATCAACACCCCCGTCATCGGGTCGGACGGCACCGTGGGCTGGATCATCCACCGGGTGGAGGACGTCACGGCGTTCGTACACTCCCGCCGGTCCCGTCAGATGCCCGGCGGGCAGCTGAGCGAGCGCGAGGAGGCGATGGAGGCCGAGCTGTACGTCCGTGCGCGGGCGCTGCAGCACCTGAACGAGGAGCTGCGCCGGGCCCACGCCCGCGAACGCCAGGTCGCGCTCACCCTCCAGGAGGCCATGCTCCACTCCCCCGACCTCGCCCGGCACCACAACATCGCGGTGCGCTACCTCCCCGCCATCGGCTCACTGAACGTCTGCGGCGACTGGTACGACATCGTCGACCTCCCCGGGGAGGCCTTTGCCGTCGCGGTCGGCGATGTCGTCGGCCACGGCCTGGAGGCCGCCGCCGTCATGGGGATGCTCCGCAGTGCCCTCAGCGCCGCCGCCCGTTCCGTCGAGGGGCCCGCCCAGGCGCTGAAGGTGCTGGGCCTGTACGCCCGGTCCGTCGACAAGGCCCTGGCCACCACCGCCGTCCAGGTACTGATCGACACCGGCCGTCGCGAGGCCACCTACAGCAGCGCCGGTCACCCACCCCCCGTCCTGCTGCGCGCCGACGGCACCCACGCGCTCCTGGACCAGGCCACCGACCCGCCCCTGGGCGCCCACTCCGAAGACGAACCCCGCCCGCAGGCCCGCCTTCCGTACGCCTCCGGCGACACCCTCGTCCTCTACAGCGACGGGCTCGTCGAACGCCGCGACGAGGACATCGACGCCAGCCTGGCCCGGCTCACCGACGCCCTCTCCCGCTACAGCCGGTTCAGCCCGGAACGCCTCGCCGACGCGCTGCTGACCCGCCTCGGCGTCAGCGCCGGTGCCCACGACGACATCGCCCTCGTCATCGTCCGCCTGTAA
- a CDS encoding alkaline phosphatase family protein: MASRGRRTAIRRLGALTGAAALTVLGAGAPSWAAGPHHPDSSRTATPVKHVVVLFDENISFDHYFATYPRAANTDGTKFTASPHTPRDIDNLRTAGLLKHNPNQYAPKRLTPQQAMTCDQTHDYGPEQYAYNGGKADRFVQNTDSGKCSGGLFGEPGLVMDYYDGNTVTGLWNYAQHYALNDRSFSSVYGPSTPGAINLASGQTHGVVSMDPASGTENPRQTATPDAYAVQSPDARGVGTMINDPDPAYDDCSNKDHTGKNAVAAMKGRNIGDVLNSRHVSWGWFQGGFRPSTGWDGKPDHYAKCGGTTHTNVGGAAVVDYSPHHAPFEYYKSTSNPHHLPPKSVDEVGHAGRANHNYDLSDFDAVLKAGKLPAVSFLKAPEYQDAHASYSDPLDEQHFLVDRINRIQQSPQWKDTAIVVAYDDSDGWYDHTFVKPRNGSKDSSKGSNGKATDSPACQAGPAAAGGYADRCGPGTRQPLLVISPYSRVNKIDHTRTEQTSVIKFIENNWHTGRIGDASFDSRAGSLNGMFDFRHPNNKQVLLNADGSVKSVGPIRHVAPVATTIDPGPALQNLASADDASGFPVLPVGVGAAVVAAGVTGTFLVLRRRKEHHRTA; this comes from the coding sequence ATGGCCAGTAGGGGAAGACGAACAGCGATACGGCGCCTGGGGGCCCTCACGGGGGCCGCGGCCCTCACGGTCCTGGGCGCGGGTGCGCCCTCATGGGCCGCCGGGCCGCACCACCCCGATTCCTCCCGTACGGCCACCCCCGTCAAGCACGTGGTCGTGCTCTTCGACGAGAACATCTCGTTCGACCACTACTTCGCGACCTATCCCCGGGCCGCCAACACCGACGGCACCAAGTTCACCGCCTCCCCGCACACCCCCCGGGACATCGACAACCTGCGCACCGCCGGGCTGTTGAAGCACAACCCCAACCAGTACGCGCCCAAGCGGCTCACGCCACAGCAGGCCATGACCTGCGACCAGACCCATGACTACGGGCCCGAGCAGTACGCGTACAACGGCGGCAAGGCCGACCGGTTCGTCCAGAACACCGACTCCGGAAAGTGCTCCGGCGGTCTCTTCGGCGAGCCCGGCCTGGTGATGGACTACTACGACGGCAACACCGTCACCGGCCTGTGGAACTACGCCCAGCACTACGCCCTCAACGACCGCTCCTTCAGCTCGGTCTACGGCCCCTCCACACCGGGCGCCATCAACCTGGCCTCCGGACAGACCCACGGCGTCGTCTCCATGGACCCCGCCTCCGGCACCGAGAACCCGCGGCAGACCGCCACCCCCGACGCGTACGCCGTGCAGTCACCCGACGCACGGGGCGTCGGCACGATGATCAACGACCCGGACCCGGCGTACGACGACTGCTCCAACAAGGACCACACCGGCAAGAACGCGGTCGCCGCCATGAAGGGGCGCAACATCGGCGACGTCCTCAACTCCCGCCATGTCAGCTGGGGCTGGTTCCAGGGCGGCTTCCGGCCCAGCACCGGATGGGACGGCAAGCCGGACCACTACGCCAAGTGCGGCGGGACCACGCACACCAACGTCGGGGGAGCGGCGGTCGTCGACTACAGCCCGCACCACGCGCCGTTCGAGTACTACAAGTCGACGTCCAACCCGCACCACCTGCCGCCGAAGAGCGTCGACGAGGTCGGCCACGCCGGACGGGCCAACCACAACTACGACCTGAGCGACTTCGACGCCGTCCTCAAGGCAGGAAAGCTGCCCGCCGTCAGCTTCCTCAAGGCCCCCGAGTACCAGGACGCCCACGCGTCCTACTCCGACCCGCTCGACGAACAGCACTTCCTCGTCGACCGGATCAACCGCATCCAGCAGTCGCCGCAGTGGAAGGACACCGCCATCGTCGTCGCCTATGACGACTCCGACGGCTGGTACGACCACACCTTCGTCAAGCCGCGCAACGGCTCCAAGGACTCCTCGAAGGGCTCCAACGGCAAGGCCACGGACAGCCCGGCCTGCCAGGCCGGTCCCGCGGCCGCCGGCGGCTATGCGGACCGCTGCGGCCCCGGCACCCGGCAGCCGCTGCTGGTCATCTCCCCGTACAGCAGGGTCAACAAGATCGACCACACTCGGACCGAGCAGACCTCGGTCATCAAGTTCATCGAGAACAACTGGCACACCGGCCGGATCGGCGATGCCTCCTTCGACAGCCGGGCCGGCTCGCTGAACGGCATGTTCGACTTCCGGCACCCCAACAACAAGCAGGTGCTCCTCAACGCGGACGGCTCGGTCAAGTCGGTCGGCCCGATCCGGCATGTCGCACCGGTCGCCACGACCATCGACCCGGGCCCCGCACTGCAGAACCTGGCCTCGGCCGACGATGCGTCCGGCTTCCCCGTGCTCCCGGTGGGCGTCGGCGCGGCCGTGGTCGCGGCAGGCGTCACCGGCACCTTCCTGGTGCTGCGCCGCCGCAAGGAGCACCACCGGACCGCCTGA
- a CDS encoding molybdopterin-dependent oxidoreductase: MEPSDHDDGPHRRASGLLHLPSGPPPGPARPAFWRSPLRGPWLTSVFGLVLLVGIPVLFVTGLLSYAAYNPELAPGNDQTPGKGWLGFYLFSWPTSPYWLYRLTQGIHVTLGVVLIPVLLAKLWSVIPKLFSWPPLRSPSHALERLSLLLLVGGALFEFVTGVLNIQLHYIFPGSFYTLHFYGAWVFIGAFLVHIAFRVPVMASALRSRRLRTELRTPAARTESEPADDTGLVTPHPAAPTMSRRGALGLVGAGSLGLLLVTAGQSIGGILRGTALLAPRGQEPGRGPNGFQINKTAASVGIRARDIGPEWRLVVRGNGREQSCTRAQLLALPQHTAALPIACVEGWSTDDQHWSGVRLTDLAALVGLRHGPPGVFVESVQRAGAFRSTHLRDNQVRDARSLLALRVNGADLSPDHGYPARIIVPANPGVHNTKWVTRLTFGDAR, encoded by the coding sequence ATGGAGCCGAGCGACCACGACGACGGACCGCACCGCCGCGCCTCCGGCCTCCTCCACCTGCCAAGCGGTCCGCCACCGGGTCCGGCACGTCCCGCGTTCTGGCGCAGCCCCCTGCGGGGGCCGTGGCTGACCTCGGTGTTCGGGCTGGTCCTGCTCGTCGGCATCCCCGTGCTCTTCGTCACCGGACTGCTGTCCTACGCCGCCTACAACCCCGAGCTGGCTCCGGGCAACGACCAGACTCCGGGCAAGGGCTGGCTGGGCTTCTACCTCTTCTCCTGGCCGACCAGCCCGTATTGGCTCTACCGCCTCACCCAGGGCATCCATGTCACGCTCGGTGTGGTGCTGATCCCCGTGCTGCTGGCGAAGCTGTGGTCGGTCATCCCGAAGCTGTTCTCCTGGCCGCCGCTGCGCTCACCGAGCCATGCGCTGGAACGGCTTTCGCTGCTGCTTCTCGTGGGCGGGGCACTGTTCGAGTTCGTCACCGGCGTGCTGAACATCCAGCTGCACTACATCTTCCCGGGCTCCTTCTACACCCTGCACTTCTACGGCGCCTGGGTGTTCATCGGCGCCTTCCTCGTCCATATCGCCTTCCGTGTCCCCGTAATGGCCAGTGCGCTGCGCAGCCGCCGCCTGCGCACCGAGCTGCGGACCCCGGCCGCCCGGACGGAGAGTGAACCGGCCGACGACACCGGCCTGGTGACCCCGCACCCCGCGGCTCCCACCATGTCGCGGCGCGGTGCTCTCGGCCTGGTGGGTGCGGGGTCCCTGGGCCTGCTCCTCGTCACGGCCGGGCAGAGCATCGGTGGCATCCTCCGCGGCACCGCGCTGCTGGCTCCGCGCGGGCAGGAGCCGGGGCGGGGGCCCAACGGCTTCCAGATCAACAAGACCGCGGCGAGCGTCGGGATCCGGGCCCGCGACATCGGCCCCGAATGGCGGCTGGTCGTACGGGGCAATGGCCGGGAGCAGAGCTGCACCCGCGCACAACTCCTCGCCCTGCCCCAGCACACGGCCGCCCTGCCCATCGCCTGCGTCGAGGGCTGGTCCACCGACGACCAGCACTGGAGCGGTGTCCGGCTGACGGACCTCGCCGCCCTCGTCGGACTGCGCCACGGCCCACCGGGCGTTTTCGTCGAGTCCGTGCAGCGTGCCGGAGCCTTCCGCTCGACGCATCTGCGCGACAACCAGGTACGCGATGCCAGGTCGCTGCTGGCCCTCCGGGTCAACGGCGCCGACCTCTCCCCGGACCACGGATACCCGGCGCGCATCATCGTCCCCGCCAACCCTGGTGTGCACAACACGAAATGGGTCACCCGTCTGACCTTCGGGGACGCACGGTGA
- a CDS encoding SCO5918 family protein, with protein sequence MRVVIARFPFDLIKTEVQDAMKGIKPEPVTGESVLIGNRHYPVKQVGEVITRQDRRDFSAGEVTRALTRLGFTCRSAAPAARTPLEEASDLLQAPASPDLHPES encoded by the coding sequence ATGCGCGTCGTCATCGCCCGCTTCCCCTTCGACTTGATCAAGACTGAGGTGCAGGATGCGATGAAGGGCATCAAGCCCGAGCCCGTCACGGGTGAGTCCGTGCTGATCGGCAACCGGCACTACCCCGTCAAGCAGGTCGGGGAGGTCATCACCCGGCAGGACCGTCGTGACTTCAGCGCCGGCGAGGTGACCCGGGCGCTGACCCGCCTCGGGTTCACCTGCCGCTCCGCGGCCCCGGCGGCCCGCACCCCGCTCGAGGAGGCGTCGGACCTGCTCCAGGCACCGGCGTCCCCTGACCTGCATCCGGAAAGCTGA
- a CDS encoding cold-shock protein produces the protein MATGTVKWFNSEKGFGFIEQDGGGADVFAHYSNIATQGFRELQEGQKVTFDVTQGQKGPQAENILPA, from the coding sequence ATGGCTACTGGCACCGTGAAGTGGTTCAACTCGGAAAAGGGTTTCGGCTTCATCGAGCAGGACGGCGGCGGCGCTGACGTCTTCGCCCACTACTCGAACATCGCCACCCAGGGCTTCCGTGAGCTGCAGGAGGGCCAGAAGGTGACCTTCGACGTCACGCAGGGCCAGAAGGGCCCGCAGGCCGAGAACATCCTCCCCGCCTGA
- a CDS encoding universal stress protein, which yields MEPEVITVGLDGSPESLAAAHWAADEADRRQSALRLLHACILLAAETPHPPADRDRNAGAREIVRRARDEVCERHPDLRIIEDLVGAEAEPALLGAAGESRMIVLGSRALGPWESYVLGDVSLNVVGRAKGPVVLVREEGGRAKAPRHEPPRHEPPRHEPPRHGPSRHERPDGPPPAPEARVVTGLSLNGPCERMLDFAFDAAASRGLSLQAVHGRPLPMEAYTPWGLDPDAATELTKEADVELQDALRPWCERFPEVPVQRTVLAESPTRALVQSVFGAALLVVGRKLHRPPLAPRVGPVAHAAMHHVTCPIAVVPHE from the coding sequence ATGGAGCCGGAAGTCATCACCGTGGGACTCGACGGCTCGCCGGAGAGCCTGGCGGCCGCGCACTGGGCCGCCGACGAAGCGGACCGGCGGCAGTCGGCGCTTCGGCTTCTTCATGCGTGCATACTGCTGGCCGCCGAGACGCCGCACCCGCCCGCGGACCGGGACCGGAACGCCGGCGCCCGGGAGATCGTGCGCCGGGCCCGGGACGAGGTGTGCGAGCGTCATCCGGATCTGCGGATCATCGAGGACCTGGTGGGGGCGGAGGCCGAACCGGCGCTGCTGGGAGCGGCCGGCGAGTCGCGGATGATCGTGCTCGGCTCGCGGGCGCTCGGGCCGTGGGAGAGCTATGTACTCGGCGATGTGAGCCTGAACGTGGTGGGCCGGGCCAAGGGGCCGGTCGTTCTCGTCCGGGAGGAGGGCGGGCGCGCGAAAGCACCGCGTCACGAACCCCCGCGTCACGAACCCCCGCGTCACGAACCGCCGCGTCACGGACCCTCGCGTCACGAACGGCCGGATGGCCCGCCGCCCGCCCCCGAGGCACGGGTCGTCACCGGCCTCAGCCTCAACGGCCCGTGCGAACGGATGCTCGACTTTGCCTTCGACGCCGCGGCGAGCCGGGGGCTTTCGCTGCAGGCCGTGCACGGGCGTCCGCTCCCCATGGAGGCTTACACCCCGTGGGGCCTGGACCCCGATGCCGCGACGGAACTCACCAAAGAAGCGGATGTCGAGCTGCAGGACGCTCTGCGTCCGTGGTGTGAGCGATTCCCCGAGGTGCCGGTACAGCGGACCGTTCTGGCGGAGAGCCCGACCCGGGCCCTGGTCCAGTCGGTCTTCGGGGCCGCACTGCTGGTGGTCGGCCGCAAACTGCACCGTCCCCCGCTCGCGCCACGCGTCGGTCCGGTGGCGCATGCCGCCATGCACCATGTGACCTGCCCGATCGCGGTGGTTCCGCACGAATAG